From Coffea arabica cultivar ET-39 chromosome 2e, Coffea Arabica ET-39 HiFi, whole genome shotgun sequence, the proteins below share one genomic window:
- the LOC113733477 gene encoding probable 2-oxoglutarate-dependent dioxygenase SLC1 encodes MAPGLSLAGELHRDDEQLESRYQKGVQYLYENSNGIMNRVPTKYILPISERPNSRTEDHCNARSTNLNLPVIDCAELQGPDRSQVIQSLAKACEEYGFFQLVNHGISREIIQNMIDAARRFFELSFDERAKYMSSDMFAPVRYGTSFNQNKDKVFCWRDFLKLSCTPISNSLEYWPSSPIDFRKVALNYANQTKSLYLMLMGAILESLGLLEEPMEEANGNPILKEFEDGSQLMVLNCYPPCPEPDLTLGMPAHSDYGLLTLLLQDEVKGLQIEHQGNWLTVEPVPNSFVVNVGDHLEIFSNGKYKSVLHRVLVNSSNHRISIASLHSLPFDCVVRPSPKLIDETNPRRYKDTDFATFLEYISSREPKTKNFLESRKLM; translated from the exons ATGGCTCCTGGTTTAAGTCTTGCAGGTGAACTTCACAGGGACGATGAGCAATTAGAAAGCAGATATCAGAAAGGAGTTCAATATCTCTACGAAAATAGTAATGGCATCATGAACAGAGTTCCAACAAAGTACATATTGCCTATCTCAGAAAGGCCGAATTCGAGGACCGAAGATCATTGCAATGCAAGAAGCACAAATCTCAACTTGCCTGTTATCGATTGTGCTGAGCTACAAGGGCCCGATAGATCCCAAGTTATTCAATCCTTAGCAAAAGCTTGCGAGGAATACGGATTTTTTCAG TTGGTAAACCATGGGATATCAAGAGAAATCATACAGAATATGATCGATGCAGCAAGAAGATTTTTCGAGCTTTCTTTTGATGAGAGAGCAAAGTACATGTCTTCAGATATGTTTGCACCAGTTCGATATGGCACAAGTTTCAATCAAAACAAAGATAAAGTTTTCTGCTGGAGAGATTTCTTAAAACTAAGCTGCACTCCCATCTCAAATTCTCTCGAATATTGGCCATCTTCTCCTATAGATTTCAG GAAGGTAGCTCTTAACTACGCCAATCAAACTAAATCCTTGTACCTGATGTTAATGGGTGCAATTCTTGAGAGCCTAGGGTTGTTGGAGGAACCCATGGAAGAAGCGAATGGCAATCCAATTCTGAAAGAATTCGAAGATGGAAGCCAACTCATGGTGTTAAATTGCTACCCTCCGTGTCCGGAACCTGACCTAACCCTTGGAATGCCGGCTCATTCTGATTATGGCTTGCTCACACTTCTTCTCCAAGACGAGGTTAAGGGACTTCAAATAGAGCATCAAGGAAACTGGCTCACGGTTGAACCCGTTCCAAACTCCTTTGTTGTTAATGTTGGTGATCATTTGGAG ATATTTAGCAACGGGAAATACAAAAGCGTGCTGCATAGGGTTCTTGTGAATTCCTCGAACCATCGAATATCTATTGCCTCATTGCACAGTCTGCCTTTCGATTGTGTGGTTCGACCATCGCCTAAGCTCATAGATGAAACCAACCCCAGGCGTTATAAGGATACAGATTTCGCTACATTTCTTGAATACATCTCATCCCGTGAACCCAAGACCAAGAATTTCCTGGAATCCAGGAAATTGATGTGA